In Nitrospira sp., one genomic interval encodes:
- the recG gene encoding ATP-dependent DNA helicase RecG → MSRPDGPDPFQAFLQRVARPLEFACRDAGAHLATVKHLDRFVSEQVIGALSERVYPRAVENDLLVLRNLFVDFHTALTPVEQQDRLAQALVLLRRLQGSVEEPHRSYSVQLGGQSAPQARRSPSQQPLWAVPIQFVKGVGPKRSSLLDRLGIRTVEQALWTLPWRYDDRSVVTPVGKLVPGATQTICGIIVHTQLTRARFRRLSILEVDVQDQTGVAHAVFFNQPYLSDVLVEGLRVMMTGRVAAGRRGWMDLRLEATQFELLGEDDELLHVGRIVPIYHETKGWTSRQMRVLVHGLLAEHETDAEEVLPIALRARHRLLPIGEALRQVHYPSAQSDLDVLNRGLSPAHRRLAFEELFLLQTAMAWRQRNIHEERKPFHINPHPPHLTGLARLLPFKLTSAQERVFREIQADMASSRPMNRLVQGDVGSGKTVVALHALVLACGAGYQTALMAPTEILAEQHYLNLKSTLEALGLTVVLLKGGGKAKDRKEMLKRLANGEAQVAIGTHALIQKDVTFANLALAIVDEQHKFGVLQRKTLLDKGYRSDVLVMTATPIPRTLAMTVYGDLEVSVIDILPPGRKPVRTMLYSEGQRRKAWQSVGDELQAGRQAYIVYPLVEESEKVDLKAAIQGAEQLQREIFPQARVGLLHGRLSAAEKEQTMAAFKAGTIQILVATTVIEVGVDVPNATVMVIEHAERFGLAQLHQLRGRVGRGAHQSLCLLMASYLPREGRSRLARHGAPEQTLSNAQQRLQALVSSNDGFVIAEEDLKIRGPGEFWGLRQWGLPEFHAANLVRDVDLLEQVRREAKALVAQDPMLASPQHQALKAAMLRRWQGKLALGEVS, encoded by the coding sequence ATGTCACGACCTGATGGGCCCGATCCCTTCCAGGCCTTCCTTCAGCGTGTCGCCAGACCCCTCGAATTCGCCTGCCGTGATGCCGGTGCCCATCTGGCGACCGTCAAACACCTCGACCGGTTTGTCTCGGAGCAGGTCATCGGCGCCTTGAGTGAGCGGGTCTATCCGCGTGCGGTCGAAAATGACCTCCTGGTGCTTCGGAATCTTTTTGTGGATTTTCATACGGCGCTGACTCCGGTTGAACAGCAGGATCGGCTGGCCCAGGCCCTCGTCCTGCTTCGGCGGTTGCAAGGGAGCGTGGAGGAGCCCCATCGCTCCTACAGCGTACAGCTAGGGGGGCAATCAGCCCCTCAGGCCCGTCGGTCCCCTTCCCAGCAGCCTCTCTGGGCTGTACCGATTCAGTTTGTCAAGGGGGTCGGCCCGAAACGCAGCAGCCTGCTGGATCGGTTGGGCATTCGTACCGTCGAACAGGCGCTCTGGACGCTACCTTGGCGGTACGACGATCGATCAGTGGTGACTCCTGTGGGGAAGCTCGTCCCGGGCGCGACCCAGACCATCTGTGGAATCATTGTGCATACTCAATTGACGCGTGCACGGTTTCGCCGGTTATCGATTCTCGAAGTGGACGTGCAAGATCAGACCGGTGTGGCGCACGCCGTTTTTTTTAATCAGCCTTATCTGTCGGACGTCTTGGTCGAGGGCCTGCGGGTGATGATGACCGGTCGTGTGGCGGCCGGCCGACGTGGGTGGATGGATCTGCGGCTGGAGGCGACCCAATTCGAACTACTTGGCGAAGACGATGAGTTGCTCCACGTCGGGAGGATTGTCCCGATCTATCATGAGACGAAGGGCTGGACCTCACGTCAGATGCGTGTGCTGGTCCATGGGTTGCTGGCCGAGCATGAGACCGATGCGGAAGAGGTGCTGCCGATTGCCCTACGAGCCCGGCATCGCTTGCTGCCAATCGGAGAGGCACTGCGGCAGGTTCACTATCCGTCGGCACAATCTGATCTTGACGTGCTCAATCGCGGCCTCTCGCCGGCCCATCGCCGGCTCGCCTTTGAAGAGTTGTTCCTCTTACAAACGGCCATGGCTTGGCGCCAACGGAACATCCACGAAGAGCGGAAACCGTTTCACATCAACCCGCACCCGCCGCACCTGACCGGTCTGGCCCGGCTGCTGCCGTTCAAACTGACCTCGGCGCAGGAACGGGTGTTCCGTGAAATTCAGGCCGACATGGCATCGTCCCGGCCCATGAACCGTCTGGTGCAGGGGGATGTCGGGTCGGGCAAGACGGTCGTGGCGCTTCATGCGTTGGTGCTGGCCTGTGGGGCAGGCTACCAAACGGCCCTGATGGCCCCCACTGAAATTCTGGCCGAACAGCATTACCTGAATCTCAAATCGACGCTTGAGGCCCTGGGACTGACGGTGGTGTTGCTGAAGGGCGGCGGCAAGGCAAAGGATCGGAAGGAGATGCTGAAGCGATTGGCGAACGGCGAAGCTCAGGTTGCGATCGGAACCCATGCCTTGATTCAAAAGGATGTCACCTTTGCCAATCTTGCGTTGGCCATCGTAGATGAGCAACACAAGTTCGGAGTGCTTCAGAGGAAAACCCTGCTCGACAAGGGCTATCGTTCGGATGTGCTCGTGATGACGGCGACACCGATTCCCCGCACCTTGGCGATGACCGTGTATGGCGATCTTGAGGTGTCGGTCATCGACATATTGCCGCCGGGCCGCAAACCGGTCCGAACGATGCTCTATAGCGAGGGGCAGCGTCGCAAGGCCTGGCAGTCGGTCGGCGATGAACTGCAGGCCGGTCGCCAGGCCTATATCGTGTATCCGCTGGTCGAGGAATCGGAGAAGGTCGATCTCAAAGCGGCGATCCAGGGGGCTGAACAACTCCAACGCGAGATCTTTCCCCAGGCACGCGTCGGGTTGCTGCATGGACGACTCTCGGCCGCCGAGAAGGAACAGACCATGGCGGCCTTCAAGGCGGGCACCATTCAGATTCTTGTCGCCACCACCGTGATTGAAGTAGGCGTCGATGTGCCCAATGCGACCGTCATGGTGATCGAGCATGCCGAACGCTTCGGGCTGGCGCAATTGCATCAGTTGCGCGGGCGTGTGGGGCGGGGTGCGCACCAATCCCTCTGTCTGCTGATGGCGAGTTACCTGCCGCGCGAGGGGCGATCCAGACTGGCGCGTCACGGGGCACCGGAACAGACTCTCTCCAATGCCCAACAACGCCTCCAGGCCTTGGTTTCGTCGAACGACGGGTTTGTGATTGCGGAGGAAGATCTCAAGATCCGCGGGCCCGGCGAGTTCTGGGGCTTGCGACAGTGGGGACTGCCGGAATTCCATGCGGCGAATCTCGTCCGGGACGTCGACCTCTTGGAGCAAGTCAGGCGGGAAGCCAAGGCGCTGGTGGCGCAGGATCCCATGTTGGCATCCCCGCAGCATCAGGCCTTGAAGGCGGCGATGTTGCGGCGCTGGCAAGGCAAACTGGCCTTGGGCGAGGTAAGTTGA
- a CDS encoding tetratricopeptide repeat protein, whose amino-acid sequence MYRRNIKHILVPLAVVIGLFIFYQVKVKPTYFQDPAPLPPHIVAEENPSNASTPVASPQNTSEIERKRPRTIDPVSIPVPRHLELLSAIHEELEKHNVVLAETKLTDLPSSILTESATRRHVAILWNNLGILQEKTGGTEVSVKAFKKAVSLDPQNPVAHLNLANAYWGLRDPALTEEFLRKVMTLAPDEPFPHLALADLLQEKDQLTEAGKQLAQAQARIKKDPALQSYLKAVTAKVHRAEKAEEHFSTRSSVHFTVKYDGTADPTTWTTVLDILEEAYRDIGQKFQFHPSHPIMVVLHTKDRFQQASGSPAWADGLFDPVLGRIQIPTQGAATDHAWLTRVLRHEFVHALVHEQLGGAGEPIPTWLNEGLAMQLAGDHWQDITGTVPAERSLIPLTALEGSWETLPAEHVGMAYYEANAATHYLIERYGMHKVHEVLAHLKARQTIAAAMQDRLLVSYDHFQQQWADSLANTLVQPRS is encoded by the coding sequence ATGTATCGACGCAACATCAAACACATCCTGGTACCGCTGGCGGTCGTGATCGGCCTGTTCATCTTCTACCAAGTGAAGGTGAAACCGACGTATTTTCAGGACCCCGCGCCCCTCCCGCCGCACATCGTCGCCGAGGAAAACCCGTCCAACGCCTCCACTCCGGTGGCCTCTCCACAGAATACGTCCGAGATAGAACGGAAACGCCCTCGCACAATCGATCCCGTGAGTATTCCGGTTCCCAGACATCTTGAACTGCTGAGCGCCATTCACGAGGAACTTGAAAAACATAACGTCGTACTGGCAGAAACAAAACTGACGGACCTGCCCTCCTCGATTCTCACGGAGTCCGCAACCAGGCGGCACGTCGCAATTCTATGGAACAACCTCGGGATCTTGCAGGAAAAAACCGGCGGGACCGAAGTGTCCGTGAAGGCATTCAAGAAGGCGGTCTCGCTTGATCCGCAAAATCCCGTCGCCCACCTCAATCTGGCCAATGCGTATTGGGGCCTCCGCGACCCGGCGCTGACGGAAGAGTTCTTGCGGAAGGTGATGACCCTGGCCCCGGACGAGCCGTTCCCTCACCTGGCTTTGGCCGACTTGCTGCAAGAGAAGGATCAACTCACTGAAGCAGGCAAGCAACTGGCGCAGGCGCAGGCACGCATCAAGAAAGATCCCGCCTTGCAGTCCTACCTGAAAGCGGTCACCGCGAAGGTCCACCGCGCAGAAAAGGCGGAAGAGCACTTCTCAACGCGCAGCAGCGTGCACTTCACGGTGAAATACGACGGGACAGCCGATCCGACGACGTGGACCACCGTCTTGGACATTCTCGAAGAGGCCTATCGAGACATCGGGCAGAAGTTTCAATTCCACCCGTCCCATCCGATCATGGTCGTGCTGCACACCAAAGATCGGTTTCAGCAGGCCTCGGGAAGCCCCGCGTGGGCCGACGGCCTTTTTGATCCTGTGCTGGGACGGATTCAAATTCCCACCCAGGGCGCCGCCACGGATCATGCTTGGCTGACCCGCGTGTTGCGCCATGAGTTTGTCCACGCCCTCGTGCATGAACAATTGGGAGGAGCTGGCGAGCCGATCCCCACCTGGCTGAATGAAGGGCTGGCCATGCAGCTGGCGGGAGACCACTGGCAAGACATCACGGGCACGGTCCCAGCCGAACGGAGTTTGATTCCGTTAACCGCTTTGGAGGGAAGTTGGGAAACGCTCCCTGCCGAGCACGTCGGCATGGCCTACTACGAGGCCAATGCGGCCACCCACTACTTAATCGAACGATATGGCATGCATAAGGTGCACGAGGTGCTTGCCCACCTGAAGGCGCGACAAACTATCGCCGCCGCCATGCAAGACCGACTGTTGGTATCGTATGACCACTTTCAGCAGCAATG